One window of the Streptomyces sp. NBC_00259 genome contains the following:
- a CDS encoding YifB family Mg chelatase-like AAA ATPase → MGFARTCSVALVGVEGVVVEVQADLEPGVAAFTLVGLPDKSLVESRDRVRAAVVNSDAEWPQKKLTVGLSPASVPKSGSGFDLAVACAVLGAAERIDPRAIADLVLVGELGLDGRVRPVRGVLPAVLAAAEAGYEQVVVPERTAGEASLVPGVSVLGVRSLRQLIAVLNDEPVPEEEPDGAGRPDAMLAGLMVPGAGVGTGLAAGAGRGEGPWPDLADVAGQYVARTALEVAAAGSHHLLLQGPPGAGKTMLAERLPAVLPPLTRQESLEVTAVHSVAGILPPGEPLVRTPPYCAPHHSATMQSLVGGGQGLARPGAVSLAHRGVLFLDEAPEFSGKALDALRQPLESGHVVVARSAGVVRLPARFLMVLAANPCPCGRHTLHGSGCDCPASLIRRYQARLSGPLLDRVDLRVQVEPVNRADLMGQGARGETSAAVAARVGEARARAADRLDGTPWSVNSEVPGHELRTRWQVAPGALAAAERDMERGLLTARGLDRVLRVAWTIADLAGRARPTAQDVDLALELRTGIARGVPVGIGAER, encoded by the coding sequence ATGGGATTCGCGCGTACGTGCTCGGTGGCGCTCGTGGGCGTCGAGGGCGTCGTCGTCGAGGTCCAGGCCGACCTGGAGCCGGGGGTGGCGGCCTTCACCCTGGTCGGACTGCCCGACAAGAGCCTGGTGGAGAGCCGGGACCGGGTCAGGGCGGCCGTCGTCAACTCGGACGCGGAATGGCCGCAGAAGAAGCTCACGGTCGGCCTCAGCCCCGCCTCCGTGCCCAAGAGCGGCAGCGGCTTCGATCTCGCCGTCGCCTGCGCGGTGCTGGGAGCGGCGGAGCGTATCGACCCGAGGGCGATCGCCGATCTGGTGCTCGTCGGCGAGCTCGGTCTCGACGGCAGGGTGCGGCCCGTGCGCGGGGTGCTTCCCGCGGTCCTCGCCGCGGCCGAGGCCGGCTACGAGCAGGTGGTCGTTCCGGAGCGGACCGCCGGCGAGGCCTCGCTCGTGCCCGGCGTCTCGGTCCTCGGGGTGCGGAGCCTGCGCCAGCTCATCGCCGTGCTCAATGACGAGCCCGTGCCCGAGGAGGAGCCCGACGGCGCGGGCCGGCCGGACGCCATGCTGGCCGGACTGATGGTGCCCGGCGCCGGGGTCGGCACGGGGCTCGCCGCCGGAGCGGGTCGCGGCGAGGGGCCCTGGCCCGACCTCGCGGACGTGGCCGGGCAGTATGTCGCGCGCACCGCTCTGGAGGTCGCGGCGGCCGGGAGCCACCACCTGCTGCTCCAGGGACCGCCGGGCGCCGGCAAGACCATGCTGGCGGAGCGGCTGCCGGCCGTGCTGCCGCCGCTGACCCGGCAGGAGTCCCTGGAGGTCACCGCCGTCCATTCGGTCGCGGGCATCCTGCCGCCCGGCGAGCCCCTGGTGCGTACGCCGCCGTACTGCGCCCCGCACCATTCGGCGACGATGCAGTCCCTCGTCGGCGGCGGCCAGGGTCTGGCGAGACCCGGAGCGGTGTCCCTGGCGCACCGCGGTGTCCTGTTCCTCGACGAGGCCCCCGAGTTCTCCGGCAAGGCGCTCGACGCGCTCCGCCAGCCGCTCGAATCCGGGCATGTGGTCGTCGCGCGCAGCGCGGGAGTGGTCCGGCTGCCCGCCCGCTTCCTCATGGTGCTGGCGGCCAACCCCTGCCCCTGTGGCCGGCACACCCTGCACGGCTCCGGATGCGACTGCCCCGCCTCGCTGATCCGGCGCTACCAGGCCCGGCTGTCCGGACCCCTGCTCGACCGGGTCGACCTGCGCGTCCAGGTGGAGCCGGTCAACCGGGCAGACCTGATGGGACAGGGCGCACGAGGGGAAACCTCCGCGGCCGTCGCCGCCCGGGTCGGCGAGGCGAGAGCCAGAGCGGCCGACCGGCTCGACGGCACACCGTGGAGCGTCAACAGCGAGGTGCCCGGGCACGAGCTGCGTACCCGCTGGCAGGTGGCCCCGGGCGCGCTCGCCGCGGCCGAGCGGGACATGGAGCGGGGGCTGCTCACCGCCCGTGGCCTGGACCGCGTGCTCCGCGTGGCCTGGACGATCGCCGACCTCGCGGGCCGCGCCCGGCCCACCGCCCAGGACGTGGACCTGGCCCTGGAACTGCGCACGGGCATCGCCAGGGGCGTCCCGGTGGGCATCGGAGCCGAGCGGTGA
- a CDS encoding YraN family protein, translating to MNATGALGRYGEELAARRLAEAGMAVLARNWRCGRTGEIDIVARDGETMVVCEVKTRRGGPGGREPFEHSMAAITPAKADRLRQLAACWLERYGGPPPPGGVRIDLIGVVLPRRGAPQVEHAQGVA from the coding sequence ATGAACGCGACGGGGGCACTGGGGCGGTACGGCGAGGAGCTGGCGGCCCGCCGGCTCGCCGAAGCCGGAATGGCCGTTCTGGCACGGAACTGGCGGTGCGGGCGGACCGGCGAGATCGACATCGTCGCCCGGGACGGCGAGACGATGGTCGTCTGCGAGGTCAAGACCCGCAGAGGCGGGCCAGGAGGGCGGGAGCCCTTCGAGCACTCGATGGCAGCGATCACACCCGCCAAGGCGGACCGGCTCAGACAGCTGGCGGCCTGCTGGCTGGAGCGGTACGGCGGACCACCACCCCCGGGCGGCGTGCGGATCGATCTGATCGGGGTGGTCCTGCCCCGGCGCGGCGCGCCCCAGGTCGAGCATGCGCAGGGGGTGGCCTGA
- the lepB gene encoding signal peptidase I, translated as MSDVAVGARSGHGEPEQRPEQSAESASSTAGERQDPEAPESAHAADGGDRTARKPRSFWKELPLLIGIALVLALLIKTFLVQAFSIPSDSMQDTLQRGDRVLVDKLTPWFGGEPERGEVVVFHDPGGWLDGEPTPEPNVVQKFLSFIGLMPSSEEKDLIKRTIAVGGDTVECRKGGPVRVNGTALDEPYIYPGDTPCDDMPFGPFKVPDGKIWVMGDHRQNSRDSRYHTEDANKGFVPVDDVVGRAVVVAWPVDRWATLPVPDTYDQPGLGAAAAVAPGAIGLAGAVPFVLWRRRRLTSDRTAG; from the coding sequence GTGAGCGACGTGGCCGTCGGTGCACGATCTGGACATGGAGAGCCCGAGCAGAGGCCCGAGCAGTCCGCCGAATCTGCCTCCAGCACTGCGGGCGAGAGACAGGATCCGGAAGCGCCCGAGAGCGCGCACGCCGCGGACGGGGGCGACAGGACGGCGAGGAAGCCGCGCTCCTTCTGGAAGGAGTTGCCGCTGCTGATCGGCATCGCGTTGGTGCTGGCGTTGTTGATCAAGACGTTTCTGGTGCAGGCGTTTTCGATTCCGTCGGATTCGATGCAGGACACGTTGCAGCGTGGTGACCGGGTGTTGGTGGACAAGTTGACGCCGTGGTTCGGTGGGGAGCCGGAGCGTGGTGAGGTGGTGGTGTTCCATGATCCGGGTGGCTGGCTGGACGGGGAGCCGACTCCTGAGCCGAATGTGGTGCAGAAGTTCCTGAGCTTCATCGGTCTGATGCCGTCGTCCGAGGAGAAGGATCTGATCAAGCGGACGATCGCGGTCGGTGGTGACACGGTGGAGTGCCGTAAGGGTGGTCCGGTGAGGGTCAATGGGACGGCGTTGGACGAGCCGTACATCTATCCCGGTGACACTCCCTGCGACGACATGCCCTTCGGACCGTTCAAGGTGCCGGACGGCAAGATCTGGGTGATGGGCGACCACCGCCAGAACTCCCGGGACTCCCGCTATCACACCGAGGACGCGAACAAGGGCTTCGTGCCGGTCGACGATGTCGTGGGGCGGGCCGTGGTGGTGGCCTGGCCGGTCGACCGCTGGGCGACGCTGCCGGTTCCGGACACCTATGACCAGCCTGGTCTGGGGGCCGCGGCGGCCGTGGCGCCCGGTGCGATCGGCCTCGCCGGGGCGGTGCCGTTCGTGCTCTGGCGCAGGCGGAGGCTGACGAGCGACCGTACCGCCGGGTAG
- the lepB gene encoding signal peptidase I: protein MAVDARSGHEEPEDTDPDGARPQGGGARGHRSFWKELPLLIGIALVLALLIKTFLVQAFSIPSDSMQDTLQRGDRVLVDKLTPWFGGEPERGEVVVFHDPGGWLDGEPTPEPNVVQKFLSFIGLMPSSEEKDLIKRTIAVGGDTVECRKGGPVRVNGTALDEPYIYPGDTPCDDMPFGPFKVPDGKIWVMGDHRQNSQDSRYNQQLAHDGFVPVDDVVGRAVVVAWPVDRWATLPVADTFEQPGLGAAAAVAPGAIGLAGAVPIVLWRRRRPGGPGSRP from the coding sequence GTGGCGGTCGACGCGCGATCCGGACACGAAGAACCCGAAGACACTGATCCGGACGGGGCCCGCCCGCAGGGGGGTGGTGCCCGGGGGCACCGCTCCTTCTGGAAGGAGTTGCCGCTGCTGATCGGCATCGCGTTGGTGCTGGCGTTGTTGATCAAGACGTTTCTGGTGCAGGCGTTCTCGATTCCGTCGGATTCGATGCAGGACACGTTGCAGCGTGGTGACCGGGTGTTGGTGGACAAGTTGACGCCGTGGTTCGGTGGGGAGCCGGAGCGTGGTGAGGTGGTGGTGTTCCATGATCCGGGTGGCTGGCTGGACGGGGAGCCGACTCCTGAGCCGAATGTGGTGCAGAAGTTCCTGAGCTTCATCGGTCTGATGCCGTCGTCCGAGGAGAAGGATCTGATCAAGCGGACGATCGCGGTCGGTGGTGACACGGTGGAGTGCCGTAAGGGTGGTCCGGTGAGGGTCAATGGGACGGCGTTGGACGAGCCGTACATCTATCCCGGTGACACTCCCTGCGACGACATGCCCTTCGGACCGTTCAAGGTGCCGGACGGCAAGATCTGGGTGATGGGCGACCACCGCCAGAACTCGCAGGATTCGCGCTACAACCAGCAGCTGGCACACGACGGTTTCGTGCCGGTCGACGATGTCGTGGGGCGGGCCGTGGTGGTGGCCTGGCCGGTCGACCGCTGGGCGACGCTGCCGGTTGCGGACACCTTCGAGCAGCCTGGTCTGGGGGCCGCGGCGGCCGTGGCGCCCGGTGCGATCGGCCTCGCCGGGGCGGTGCCGATCGTGCTCTGGCGCAGGCGGAGGCCGGGAGGCCCTGGATCCCGCCCGTAA
- the dprA gene encoding DNA-processing protein DprA: MTAGVSDEERMARAALTRVVEPGDERAGRWLARHGAVELMARLTAPALPEGTLPGAGERRVEGYRIRAAAACPERDLDTVAAAGGRFLCPGDPEWPGQLDDLGEARPVGLWVRGRPDLRIWALRSVAVVGARACTPYGAHIASSLGTGLAERGWVVVSGAAHGVDGAAHRGALAAGGATVAVLACGVDVVYPRAHAELVGRIVEQGLVIAELPPGAHPTRGRFVTRNRVIAALTRGTVVVEAEYRSGSLVTARAAQRLGRFTMGVPGPVTSGLSAGVHELLRAEAVLVTDADEVVELVGDIGDLAPARRGPVLPRDLLRPGCARILDALPARGALGGPDLARRAGTTPDEALARLYELHSLGFVERHGDHWQLATAATPGSNARRGGT, encoded by the coding sequence ATGACGGCGGGAGTGAGTGACGAGGAGCGGATGGCACGTGCGGCGTTGACGCGGGTCGTCGAACCGGGTGATGAGCGCGCGGGGAGGTGGCTCGCGCGCCATGGGGCCGTGGAGCTGATGGCACGGCTCACCGCTCCGGCGCTGCCCGAAGGCACGCTGCCGGGAGCGGGGGAGCGGCGCGTCGAGGGCTATCGGATCCGGGCGGCGGCGGCCTGCCCGGAGCGCGACCTCGACACGGTGGCGGCGGCCGGCGGCCGTTTCCTCTGCCCGGGCGACCCGGAATGGCCGGGACAGCTGGACGACCTGGGGGAGGCGAGACCGGTCGGGCTCTGGGTGCGGGGACGCCCCGACCTGCGGATATGGGCGCTGCGTTCGGTCGCGGTGGTGGGCGCCAGAGCCTGCACCCCGTACGGCGCCCATATCGCCTCGAGCCTCGGCACGGGCCTCGCCGAGCGCGGCTGGGTCGTCGTCTCCGGCGCGGCCCACGGGGTCGACGGCGCGGCCCACCGGGGTGCGCTGGCCGCGGGTGGTGCGACGGTCGCGGTGCTGGCCTGCGGTGTCGACGTCGTCTATCCACGGGCCCATGCGGAGTTGGTCGGCCGCATCGTGGAACAGGGGCTGGTGATCGCCGAGTTGCCGCCCGGCGCCCATCCGACCCGCGGCAGATTCGTGACGCGGAACAGGGTGATCGCGGCCCTGACCCGGGGCACGGTCGTCGTGGAGGCCGAATACCGGAGCGGTTCGCTGGTCACCGCCCGCGCCGCGCAGCGCCTCGGCCGCTTCACCATGGGCGTCCCGGGCCCGGTGACCAGCGGACTCTCCGCGGGAGTGCATGAACTGCTGCGGGCGGAGGCCGTGCTGGTCACCGACGCCGACGAAGTGGTCGAGCTGGTCGGCGACATCGGGGACCTCGCCCCGGCGCGCCGGGGACCCGTGCTCCCGAGGGACCTTCTCCGCCCCGGCTGCGCACGGATCCTGGACGCCCTCCCGGCCAGAGGCGCCCTCGGCGGGCCCGATCTCGCCCGGCGGGCCGGGACCACACCCGACGAGGCGCTCGCCAGGCTGTACGAACTGCACTCGCTGGGTTTCGTCGAACGGCACGGCGATCACTGGCAGTTGGCGACGGCCGCGACACCGGGGTCGAACGCACGGCGAGGCGGTACTTGA
- the lepB gene encoding signal peptidase I — protein sequence MGNRGRRASHRSDTRLPTGTRPTNGGRTLPGRAERRKLAKKVKRRRQRSAVKEIPLLITVALLIALVLKTFLVQAFVIPSGSMEQTIRIDDRVLVDKLTPWFGSQPERGDVVVFKDPGGWLQEEQAPQQDDPVVVKQVKEALTFIGLLPSDDEQDLIKRVVAVGGDTVKCCDQDGRVTVNGVPLNEPYLHPGNAPSTLRFEVRVAAGRIFVMGDHRSNSADSRAHLDEEYDGTVSMDEVVGRAVVIAWPLGHWRGLEERETYASVPDTRGGATVAHGPSHSVSSQDPNGMIQLPGSAELPLALGAVGLHRLRHGARHGARSECGGRGGRRAIRTRRTRRH from the coding sequence ATGGGTAACCGCGGACGCCGTGCGAGCCACCGCTCCGACACCCGGCTGCCGACCGGCACCCGTCCGACGAACGGCGGCCGGACGCTCCCGGGTCGTGCGGAGCGGCGCAAGCTCGCGAAGAAGGTGAAACGCCGGCGTCAGCGGTCCGCCGTCAAGGAGATCCCGCTCCTCATCACCGTGGCGCTGCTGATCGCGCTGGTCCTCAAGACCTTCCTCGTCCAGGCGTTCGTGATCCCCTCCGGCTCGATGGAACAGACGATCCGGATCGACGACCGGGTGCTGGTGGACAAGCTGACGCCGTGGTTCGGCTCCCAGCCGGAGCGCGGAGACGTGGTCGTCTTCAAGGACCCCGGCGGCTGGCTCCAGGAGGAACAGGCCCCCCAGCAGGACGATCCGGTCGTCGTCAAGCAGGTCAAGGAGGCGCTGACCTTCATCGGTCTGCTCCCGTCCGACGACGAGCAGGACCTGATCAAGCGGGTCGTCGCGGTCGGCGGGGACACCGTCAAGTGCTGCGACCAGGACGGCCGGGTCACGGTCAACGGCGTACCGCTGAACGAGCCCTATCTCCACCCCGGCAACGCCCCCTCGACCCTGAGGTTCGAGGTACGGGTCGCGGCCGGACGCATCTTCGTGATGGGCGACCACCGCTCCAACTCGGCCGACTCGCGGGCTCATCTGGACGAGGAGTACGACGGCACGGTGTCCATGGACGAGGTCGTGGGGCGGGCCGTGGTGATCGCCTGGCCGCTCGGCCACTGGCGCGGGCTGGAGGAGCGCGAGACGTACGCGTCGGTGCCCGATACCCGTGGTGGTGCGACCGTCGCGCACGGCCCGTCGCATAGTGTGTCCAGTCAGGATCCGAACGGAATGATCCAGCTCCCGGGCTCTGCGGAACTCCCGCTCGCCCTGGGGGCGGTGGGCCTGCATCGTCTCCGGCACGGGGCGCGGCACGGAGCGAGGAGTGAATGTGGGGGACGTGGCGGTCGACGCGCGATCCGGACACGAAGAACCCGAAGACACTGA
- the lepB gene encoding signal peptidase I: MDTEAQHTERDRSSASETERSGVEERSRSVRVSRWLSWLSWLSWRRTGLLGGVCAVFLLLLSHFVVQPFLIPSTSMEPALEVGDRVLVNKLAYRFGSEPRRGDVVVFDGTGSFVQEGVRENPVSALTREAFASVGLAEPSETDFVKRVVGVGGDRVVCCDKRGRLEVNGVPVDERYLYAGDAPSQVRFDIVVPQGTLWVMGDHRSKSRDSRDHLGEPGGGMVPLDNVIGRADWIGWPAGRWSVLRPTGAFDRVAAPDGAHG; this comes from the coding sequence ATGGACACCGAAGCACAGCACACGGAGCGCGACCGCTCTTCCGCATCCGAGACCGAACGGTCCGGGGTCGAAGAGCGGTCGCGCTCCGTGCGCGTATCCCGGTGGCTCTCCTGGCTCTCCTGGCTTTCCTGGCGGCGGACCGGTCTGCTCGGCGGCGTCTGCGCCGTGTTCCTGCTGCTGCTCAGCCACTTCGTGGTGCAGCCGTTCCTGATCCCCAGCACCTCCATGGAGCCTGCCCTGGAGGTCGGTGACCGGGTGCTGGTGAACAAGCTGGCGTACCGCTTCGGTTCCGAGCCCCGGCGCGGGGACGTGGTCGTGTTCGACGGCACCGGATCCTTCGTGCAGGAGGGTGTGCGGGAGAATCCGGTCAGTGCACTGACGAGGGAGGCGTTCGCCTCCGTCGGCCTCGCGGAACCGTCCGAGACCGATTTCGTCAAACGTGTGGTGGGGGTGGGCGGCGACCGCGTGGTCTGCTGCGACAAGAGGGGGAGACTCGAGGTGAACGGCGTACCGGTCGACGAGCGCTATCTGTACGCCGGTGATGCCCCGTCCCAGGTCCGCTTCGACATCGTCGTACCCCAGGGCACCCTGTGGGTCATGGGTGACCACCGCAGCAAGTCCCGTGACTCCCGCGACCACTTGGGCGAGCCGGGAGGCGGAATGGTGCCCCTGGACAACGTGATCGGCCGCGCCGACTGGATCGGCTGGCCGGCCGGCCGCTGGTCCGTGCTGCGCCCGACCGGCGCCTTCGACCGTGTGGCCGCACCGGACGGCGCCCATGGGTAA
- a CDS encoding NUDIX hydrolase has protein sequence MSEEQREGPASRDARGEPGRELRRVARVVLLDPRDRILLLHGFEPDDPADDWWFTPGGGVEGAETRAEAALREVAEETGITDVELGPVIWQRECSFPFDGRRWDQDEWYYLARTRQTATSLTGLTWLERRSVAGLRWWTSAELSAARETVYPTRLAELLRTLLVEGPPSAPVVLAREIV, from the coding sequence GTGTCTGAGGAGCAGCGGGAGGGCCCTGCCTCCCGTGACGCCAGGGGTGAGCCCGGGCGGGAGCTGCGCCGGGTCGCCCGGGTGGTGCTCCTCGATCCCCGGGACCGCATTCTTCTGCTGCACGGCTTCGAGCCGGACGATCCGGCCGACGACTGGTGGTTCACGCCCGGTGGCGGGGTCGAGGGCGCGGAGACCCGCGCGGAGGCCGCGCTGCGCGAGGTGGCCGAGGAGACGGGAATCACAGACGTCGAGCTGGGGCCGGTGATCTGGCAGCGCGAGTGCTCGTTCCCGTTCGACGGGCGGCGCTGGGACCAGGACGAGTGGTACTACCTGGCACGTACCCGGCAGACGGCCACGAGCCTCACCGGCCTGACGTGGCTGGAGCGGCGCAGCGTAGCGGGCCTGAGGTGGTGGACCTCCGCCGAACTGTCGGCGGCGCGTGAGACGGTGTACCCGACCAGACTCGCCGAGCTGCTGCGCACGCTGCTCGTCGAGGGTCCTCCGAGTGCACCGGTGGTTCTGGCCCGGGAAATCGTCTAG
- a CDS encoding DUF2469 domain-containing protein, which produces MSAEDLEKYETEMELKLYREYRDVVGLFKYVIETERRFYLTNDYEMQVHSVQGEVFFEVSMADAWVWDMYRPARFVKQVRVLTFKDVNIEELNKSDLELPGG; this is translated from the coding sequence ATGAGCGCCGAGGACCTCGAGAAGTACGAGACCGAGATGGAGCTGAAGCTCTACCGGGAGTACCGCGACGTCGTCGGTCTGTTCAAATACGTGATCGAGACCGAGCGTCGTTTCTATCTCACCAACGACTACGAGATGCAGGTGCACTCGGTGCAGGGTGAGGTCTTCTTCGAGGTCTCGATGGCGGATGCCTGGGTCTGGGACATGTACAGGCCGGCCAGGTTCGTCAAGCAGGTCCGGGTGCTCACGTTCAAGGACGTGAACATCGAGGAGCTGAACAAGAGCGACCTGGAGCTTCCGGGAGGCTGA
- the lepB gene encoding signal peptidase I: MSGTGRTESGHGRRGSVLSGLAVAVGCVLFLGGFVWGALIYQPYTVPTDSMSPTVKPGDRVLAQRIDGSEVRRGDVVVFTDKVWGDAPMVKRVVGVGGDKIACCDAGGRMSVDGQAVEEPYLRGEGPASPTGFTVTVPKGHLFLLGDERMGSLDSRSHLQDTAQGSVPREAVSARLDAVAWPMEGLVERPRSFAELPGGISQPGPIRLVIGAVVIGAVLILGGAAYGPLARALGRGKKPAARSRVTAGV, translated from the coding sequence ATGAGCGGAACAGGACGTACGGAAAGCGGCCACGGCCGGCGCGGCAGCGTGCTGTCGGGGCTGGCCGTGGCTGTGGGCTGTGTGCTCTTCCTCGGTGGGTTCGTCTGGGGGGCACTGATCTACCAGCCGTACACGGTGCCCACCGACTCGATGTCCCCGACCGTGAAGCCCGGCGACCGGGTGCTGGCACAGCGGATCGACGGTTCCGAGGTGCGGCGCGGTGATGTCGTCGTCTTCACCGACAAGGTGTGGGGCGACGCCCCGATGGTGAAGCGGGTGGTCGGCGTCGGCGGCGACAAGATCGCGTGCTGCGATGCCGGCGGCCGGATGAGCGTCGACGGACAAGCGGTCGAAGAACCGTATCTGCGGGGCGAGGGGCCGGCCTCGCCGACCGGATTCACCGTCACCGTGCCCAAGGGGCACCTCTTCCTCCTCGGCGACGAGCGCATGGGCTCCCTGGACTCCCGTTCGCATCTGCAGGACACGGCGCAGGGCTCCGTGCCGCGTGAGGCCGTCAGCGCCCGGCTGGACGCCGTCGCCTGGCCGATGGAGGGGCTGGTGGAGCGACCGCGGAGCTTCGCGGAGCTGCCCGGCGGGATCTCGCAGCCAGGGCCCATCCGGCTGGTGATCGGGGCCGTGGTGATCGGCGCCGTGCTGATCCTGGGCGGCGCTGCGTACGGGCCGCTCGCGCGGGCGCTCGGCCGCGGGAAGAAGCCCGCCGCCCGCAGCAGGGTCACCGCGGGTGTCTGA
- a CDS encoding TetR/AcrR family transcriptional regulator, whose protein sequence is MAEHRTMQRGALLDAARSLLSEGGTEALTFPALAERTGLARSSVYEYFRSRAAVVEELCAVDFPVWAAEVEAAMEGAETPEGKVEAYVRQQLELVGDRRHRAVVAISASELDDGAREKIRAAHGGLVAMIVEALGELGHQQPRLAAMLLQGVVDAAVRRIELGAAEDPSAISEAAVSMALRGVLGD, encoded by the coding sequence GTGGCCGAGCACCGGACCATGCAGCGAGGCGCCCTGCTGGACGCCGCGCGTTCCCTGCTGTCCGAAGGTGGTACGGAGGCGCTGACCTTCCCCGCCCTCGCCGAGCGCACGGGCCTCGCCAGGTCCTCGGTGTACGAGTACTTCCGCTCCCGCGCCGCGGTCGTCGAAGAGCTCTGCGCCGTCGACTTCCCGGTCTGGGCGGCCGAGGTCGAGGCCGCCATGGAGGGGGCCGAGACGCCCGAGGGCAAGGTCGAGGCGTATGTGCGCCAGCAGCTGGAACTGGTCGGCGACCGGCGCCACCGGGCCGTCGTCGCGATCTCCGCGAGCGAGCTGGACGACGGCGCCAGGGAGAAGATCCGCGCAGCGCACGGCGGGCTCGTCGCGATGATCGTGGAGGCGCTCGGGGAACTGGGCCATCAGCAGCCGCGGTTGGCCGCCATGCTCCTCCAGGGCGTCGTGGACGCCGCGGTCCGGCGCATCGAGCTCGGTGCGGCCGAGGACCCCTCCGCCATCTCCGAGGCCGCGGTCTCGATGGCGCTGCGTGGCGTCCTGGGCGACTGA
- the whiG gene encoding RNA polymerase sigma factor WhiG: MPQHTSGSDHAAVPPAARGTVRPPAPSSLEELWRSYKTTGDGRLREQLILHYSPLVKYVAGRVSVGLPSNVEQADFVSSGVFGLIDAIEKFDIERSIKFETYAITRIRGAMIDELRALDWIPRSVRQKARNVERAYATLEAQLRRTPSEGEVASEMGISLEELHSVFSQLSLANVVALEELLHVGGEGGDRLSLMDTLEDTAADDPVEVAEGRELRRLLARAINTLPDREKTVVTLYYYEGLTLAEIGNVLGVTESRVSQIHTKSVLQLRAKLADVGR; the protein is encoded by the coding sequence ATGCCCCAGCACACCTCCGGGTCTGACCACGCGGCAGTGCCCCCCGCCGCCCGTGGCACCGTGCGGCCGCCCGCGCCGTCGTCGCTCGAAGAGCTGTGGCGGTCCTACAAGACCACGGGCGACGGCAGGTTGCGGGAGCAGCTGATCCTGCACTACTCACCGCTGGTGAAGTACGTCGCGGGCCGGGTGAGCGTCGGGCTGCCGTCCAACGTCGAGCAGGCGGACTTCGTCTCCTCCGGAGTCTTCGGCCTCATCGACGCGATCGAGAAGTTCGACATCGAGCGCTCGATCAAGTTCGAGACGTACGCGATCACCCGCATCCGGGGCGCCATGATCGACGAACTCCGGGCGCTGGACTGGATCCCCCGATCCGTGCGGCAGAAGGCGCGCAATGTGGAGCGCGCCTACGCCACGCTGGAGGCGCAACTGCGGCGGACCCCCTCGGAGGGCGAGGTCGCCTCGGAGATGGGCATCTCGCTGGAGGAACTGCACTCCGTCTTCAGCCAGTTGTCCCTGGCGAACGTCGTGGCGCTGGAAGAGCTGCTCCACGTCGGCGGCGAGGGCGGCGACCGGCTCAGTCTGATGGACACGCTGGAGGACACCGCTGCCGACGACCCGGTCGAGGTCGCCGAGGGCCGCGAGCTGCGCCGGCTGCTCGCCCGCGCCATCAACACCCTCCCCGACCGTGAGAAGACCGTCGTCACCCTCTACTACTACGAGGGCCTCACCCTGGCCGAGATCGGCAACGTCCTGGGCGTCACCGAGAGCCGGGTCAGTCAGATCCACACCAAGTCGGTGCTGCAGCTCAGGGCGAAGCTGGCCGACGTCGGCCGATGA